One Agrococcus jenensis genomic region harbors:
- the sepH gene encoding septation protein SepH: MQQLSVIGVEDDVLILESDSGERFSVPVEALPERRKQPSAIPHRERKATPRDIQSLIRGGMTAEQVASSTGEELAYIERFEGPVLAERAHVLDSALSIPVASGDIDPLAQETTFGAAIEERLDDLRASDRSWASWKDAEGGAWTVRLRFTTEGIQHEALWGYESKKATLTPRSKEAISLSQSGDASSVLVPRLRAIDRQSRPSAPAGAPAPSEAAPAAGSAPAAGSAPSPADEPAPPISQRAATDTGRFDSDAFRIQRGATRSAPAPVEPGIGLEDAVASSAAVESSVDERREPTKADNPWLRRRGGEVGSQPENVQAAAINRPAASTQPNHTAELLDALRRRRSEREAALRTAESEPVRYEPEPAQAEQAAEPEPEAQRPQRAAATGPVGGRKRGSRASMPSWDEIVFGSRTDDDR, encoded by the coding sequence ATGCAGCAGCTGAGCGTCATCGGCGTCGAGGACGACGTGCTCATCCTCGAGTCCGACTCCGGCGAGCGCTTCAGCGTGCCCGTCGAAGCACTGCCCGAGCGCAGGAAGCAGCCGAGCGCGATCCCCCACCGGGAGCGTAAGGCCACCCCCCGCGACATCCAGTCCCTCATCCGAGGCGGCATGACGGCCGAGCAGGTCGCCTCGTCGACCGGCGAGGAGCTCGCCTACATCGAGCGGTTCGAGGGCCCGGTGCTCGCCGAGCGCGCGCACGTGCTCGACTCCGCGCTCTCGATCCCGGTCGCCTCCGGCGACATCGACCCGCTCGCGCAGGAGACGACCTTCGGCGCGGCGATCGAGGAGCGGCTCGACGACCTGCGCGCCTCCGACCGCTCGTGGGCGTCGTGGAAGGACGCCGAGGGCGGCGCCTGGACCGTGCGCCTGCGCTTCACGACCGAGGGCATCCAGCACGAGGCGCTGTGGGGCTACGAGTCGAAGAAGGCCACGCTCACGCCGCGCAGCAAGGAGGCGATCTCGCTGAGCCAGTCGGGCGACGCGTCGAGCGTGCTCGTGCCGCGGCTGCGCGCGATCGACCGCCAGTCCCGTCCGTCCGCACCGGCAGGCGCACCCGCGCCGTCTGAGGCGGCACCCGCTGCGGGCTCCGCGCCGGCAGCGGGCTCCGCGCCGTCGCCGGCCGACGAGCCCGCTCCCCCGATCTCGCAGCGCGCGGCGACCGACACCGGCCGCTTCGACTCGGATGCCTTCCGCATCCAGCGCGGTGCGACGCGGTCGGCGCCCGCACCGGTCGAGCCCGGCATCGGCCTCGAGGACGCCGTCGCCTCCTCCGCCGCGGTCGAGAGCTCGGTCGACGAGCGCCGCGAGCCGACGAAGGCCGACAACCCGTGGCTCCGCCGTCGCGGCGGCGAGGTCGGCAGCCAGCCCGAGAACGTGCAGGCCGCTGCCATCAACCGGCCGGCTGCCTCGACGCAGCCCAACCACACGGCCGAGCTGCTGGACGCGTTGCGCCGTCGCCGGAGCGAGCGCGAGGCCGCGCTGCGCACGGCCGAGAGCGAGCCCGTCCGCTACGAGCCGGAGCCGGCGCAGGCCGAGCAGGCGGCAGAGCCCGAGCCCGAGGCGCAGCGTCCGCAGCGCGCCGCGGCGACCGGGCCCGTCGGCGGCCGCAAGCGCGGCTCGCGCGCGTCCATGCCGAGCTGGGACGAGATCGTGTTCGGCAGCCGCACGGACGACGACCGCTAG
- a CDS encoding MFS transporter: MTASAHDTTRDNDRKGLGRVVTAAMAGTVVEWYEFFLYATASTIVFNLIMFPANDDPYFPIISAFLTYAVGFIARPLGGIVFGHFGDKYGRKKMLQFAIILVGVATFLMGCLPTFAQIGYWAPALLVLLRFAQGFAVGGEWGGGVLLVAEHSPNKERGFWSSFPQAAVPAGNLIATVVLLVLQWTLDDEAFLSWGWRVAFWLSVVIVAVGYYIRTRVTDAPIYQAVRDEVAQSQAQSYGVLEVLKRYPKGVLTAMGLRFAENVLYYLVVTFSIVYLRTYLEYDVSRILGLMAIAHIAHFIFVPIVGRFTDRVGRKPMYLAGVLLAATWGFIAFPMFETGSDIVILSAIILGLLFHALMYAGQPAIMAELFPTRMRYSGVSLGYQVTSIVAGSLAPIIATALLSQFDSYIPVAIYIVIACVITLVAVLALKETKGISLHDVDDIDRERLLAEKGTL; the protein is encoded by the coding sequence ATGACAGCATCCGCGCACGACACCACGCGCGACAACGACCGCAAGGGCCTGGGCCGGGTCGTCACCGCCGCCATGGCCGGCACGGTCGTCGAGTGGTACGAGTTCTTCCTGTACGCCACGGCGTCCACGATCGTCTTCAACCTGATCATGTTCCCCGCGAACGACGATCCGTACTTCCCCATCATCAGCGCGTTCCTGACCTACGCGGTCGGCTTCATCGCACGCCCGCTCGGCGGCATCGTCTTCGGCCACTTCGGCGACAAGTACGGCCGCAAGAAGATGCTGCAGTTCGCCATCATCCTGGTCGGCGTCGCCACGTTCCTCATGGGCTGCCTGCCCACGTTCGCGCAGATCGGCTACTGGGCACCCGCACTGCTCGTGCTGCTGCGCTTCGCGCAGGGCTTCGCGGTCGGCGGCGAGTGGGGCGGCGGCGTGCTGCTCGTCGCGGAGCACTCCCCCAACAAGGAGCGCGGCTTCTGGTCGTCGTTCCCGCAGGCCGCCGTGCCTGCCGGCAACCTCATCGCCACCGTCGTGCTGCTCGTGCTGCAGTGGACGCTCGACGACGAGGCGTTCCTCAGCTGGGGCTGGCGCGTCGCGTTCTGGCTCTCGGTCGTCATCGTCGCGGTGGGCTACTACATCCGCACGCGCGTCACCGATGCACCGATCTACCAGGCCGTCCGCGACGAGGTCGCGCAGTCGCAGGCGCAGTCCTACGGCGTGCTCGAGGTGCTCAAGCGCTACCCCAAGGGCGTGCTGACGGCCATGGGCCTGCGCTTCGCCGAGAACGTCCTCTACTACCTGGTCGTGACGTTCTCGATCGTGTACCTGCGGACCTACCTCGAGTACGACGTCTCGCGCATCCTCGGGCTCATGGCGATCGCGCACATCGCGCACTTCATCTTCGTGCCGATCGTGGGCAGGTTCACCGACCGGGTCGGGCGCAAGCCGATGTACCTCGCCGGCGTCCTGCTCGCCGCGACGTGGGGCTTCATCGCCTTCCCGATGTTCGAGACGGGCAGCGACATCGTCATCCTCTCGGCGATCATCCTCGGCCTGCTCTTCCACGCGCTCATGTACGCGGGCCAGCCCGCCATCATGGCCGAGCTGTTCCCGACGCGCATGCGCTACTCGGGCGTCTCGCTCGGCTACCAGGTGACGTCGATCGTCGCGGGCTCGCTCGCCCCGATCATCGCCACCGCGCTGCTGAGCCAGTTCGACAGCTACATCCCGGTCGCGATCTACATCGTCATCGCGTGCGTCATCACCCTCGTGGCGGTGCTCGCGCTCAAGGAGACGAAGGGCATCTCGCTCCACGACGTCGACGACATCGACCGCGAGCGACTGCTCGCCGAGAAGGGCACCCTCTGA
- a CDS encoding NAD(P)-dependent oxidoreductase: MTSIAWIGLGNMGSRMSSHLVTAGHDVRGYDVVDALRDGAAEHGITPVGSIAEAVEGAEVVILSLPKGEHVRQVLESDGGVFAHAAPGTLILDTSTVDIETSQWCHGQAGSRGFRFVDAPVSGGTQGAQAGTLTFMLGGIEDDVADAKEIVTPMAGNVFAVGEATHGIAAKLVNNMMLGISILAMSEGSQLAQQLGLDPQAFFDVARVSSGDSWALRTWYPVPGIVPGAASNDNFDASFSAMLCHKDVTLAVAGAEQTGVHVPAATLIRDQLQRLLDDGLGGKDCTLVVREASPDGTVQGWDGN, encoded by the coding sequence ATGACGTCAATCGCCTGGATCGGACTCGGCAACATGGGCAGCCGGATGTCCTCCCACCTGGTCACCGCGGGTCACGACGTGCGCGGCTACGACGTCGTGGACGCGCTGCGCGACGGCGCTGCGGAGCATGGCATCACGCCCGTCGGCTCGATCGCCGAGGCGGTGGAGGGCGCCGAGGTCGTCATCCTCAGCCTCCCGAAGGGCGAGCACGTGCGGCAGGTGCTCGAGAGCGACGGCGGCGTCTTCGCGCACGCCGCGCCCGGCACGCTCATCCTCGACACGTCGACCGTTGACATCGAGACCTCGCAGTGGTGCCACGGCCAGGCCGGCTCCCGCGGGTTCCGCTTCGTCGACGCACCGGTCTCGGGCGGCACGCAGGGCGCGCAGGCCGGCACCCTCACCTTCATGCTCGGCGGCATCGAGGACGACGTCGCCGACGCGAAGGAGATCGTCACGCCGATGGCGGGCAACGTCTTCGCCGTCGGCGAGGCGACGCACGGCATCGCCGCGAAGCTCGTGAACAACATGATGCTCGGCATCTCGATCCTCGCGATGTCCGAGGGCTCGCAGCTCGCGCAGCAGCTCGGGCTCGACCCGCAGGCGTTCTTCGACGTCGCCCGGGTGTCGTCCGGTGACTCGTGGGCGCTGCGCACCTGGTACCCCGTGCCTGGGATCGTGCCGGGCGCCGCATCCAACGACAACTTCGACGCGTCGTTCTCGGCGATGCTCTGCCACAAGGACGTCACGCTCGCCGTCGCGGGCGCGGAGCAGACGGGCGTGCACGTGCCAGCCGCGACGCTCATCCGCGATCAGCTGCAGCGGCTGCTCGACGACGGGCTCGGCGGCAAGGACTGCACGCTCGTCGTGCGCGAGGCGAGCCCCGACGGCACCGTGCAGGGCTGGGACGGCAACTGA
- a CDS encoding alcohol dehydrogenase catalytic domain-containing protein — protein sequence MRIRGAVLRSIGAERPFAASRPLELVDLELDAPGPGELLVRIEAAGLCHSDLSVVDGARPRPVPMLLGHEAAGIVEAIGAGVDDVAVGDRVVTTFLPRCGECAACATDGRLPCERGSASNGAGELLGGGRRLHEGSGASASDVHHHLGVSAFATHAVLDRRSVVPVGADVPPAVAAVLGCAMLTGGGAVINAGKPREGDDIVIVGLGGVGMAALLAAVSLGVGRVIGIDAVPAKLETALALGADVALSPDDAIAQGLRAPVVVEAAGHPKAFETAFALTAAGGTTVTVGLPRADARSSLSPLTFTAEARTVIGSYLGSAVPARDIPRYEQLWREGRLPVEALVTSEIELDGLNEALDTLADGKAIRQVVRF from the coding sequence ATGCGGATCCGCGGCGCGGTGCTCCGCTCGATCGGCGCCGAGCGGCCATTCGCCGCGTCCCGGCCGCTCGAGCTCGTCGACCTCGAGCTCGACGCGCCGGGCCCCGGCGAGCTGCTCGTCCGCATCGAGGCGGCGGGGCTGTGCCACAGCGACCTCTCGGTCGTCGACGGCGCCCGGCCGCGGCCGGTGCCGATGCTGCTCGGCCACGAGGCGGCGGGCATCGTCGAGGCGATCGGCGCCGGCGTCGACGACGTCGCGGTCGGCGATCGCGTCGTCACGACCTTCCTGCCGCGCTGCGGCGAGTGCGCCGCGTGCGCGACGGACGGCAGGCTGCCGTGCGAGCGAGGCTCGGCGTCGAACGGCGCCGGCGAGCTGCTCGGCGGCGGGCGACGCCTGCACGAGGGCTCCGGCGCCTCGGCCTCCGACGTGCATCACCACCTGGGCGTCTCGGCCTTCGCGACGCACGCGGTGCTCGACCGGCGCTCGGTCGTGCCCGTCGGCGCGGATGTGCCGCCCGCGGTCGCCGCGGTGCTCGGCTGCGCGATGCTGACCGGTGGCGGCGCGGTCATCAACGCGGGGAAGCCGCGCGAGGGCGACGACATCGTCATCGTCGGGCTCGGCGGCGTCGGCATGGCTGCGCTGCTCGCGGCGGTCTCGCTCGGCGTCGGCCGCGTGATCGGCATCGACGCCGTGCCGGCCAAGCTCGAGACGGCGCTCGCGCTGGGCGCCGACGTGGCGCTCTCCCCCGACGATGCGATCGCGCAAGGGCTGCGAGCACCTGTGGTCGTCGAGGCGGCCGGGCACCCCAAGGCGTTCGAGACGGCGTTCGCGCTCACCGCCGCTGGCGGCACGACGGTGACCGTCGGGCTCCCGCGTGCCGATGCGCGGTCGTCGCTGTCGCCGCTGACGTTCACCGCGGAGGCGCGCACCGTGATCGGCTCGTACCTCGGCTCCGCGGTGCCGGCGCGCGACATCCCGCGCTATGAGCAGCTCTGGCGCGAGGGCAGGCTCCCCGTCGAGGCGCTCGTGACGAGCGAGATCGAGCTCGACGGGCTCAACGAGGCGCTCGACACGCTCGCGGACGGGAAGGCGATCCGCCAGGTCGTCCGCTTCTAG